One genomic region from Cyanobium usitatum str. Tous encodes:
- the lepB gene encoding signal peptidase I — MSPSKSPESGQVVNQDGGSPNPSLIQPEQAPQESPWAFWRSVLITLAVALGIRQFLVEARYIPSGSMLPGLQLQDRLLVEKLSYRQRSPRRGEIVVFHSPHRFDPVLAAGSSSNPLRCLLVNLPLLGSLPGVANPACDAYIKRVVALPGERVVVDPRGHVFIDGQRLAEPYVQGDCPVDSQGMGPCRTLNAVVPAGHVLTLGDNRSNSWDGRFWPGGAFLPESEIIGRAFWRFYPFNQTGALGVTSSSDLPAAGR, encoded by the coding sequence TTGAGCCCTTCCAAAAGTCCAGAGAGTGGTCAGGTTGTCAATCAGGATGGCGGCAGTCCCAACCCCTCCCTGATCCAGCCCGAACAGGCGCCCCAAGAGAGCCCTTGGGCCTTCTGGCGCAGCGTGCTGATCACCCTGGCAGTGGCACTAGGTATTCGCCAGTTTCTGGTGGAAGCTCGCTATATCCCCTCGGGTTCGATGCTGCCAGGGCTGCAGCTTCAGGACCGCCTTCTGGTGGAAAAGCTGAGCTATCGCCAGCGCTCGCCGCGCCGCGGCGAGATCGTCGTATTCCATTCGCCCCACCGCTTTGACCCGGTGCTGGCGGCTGGATCAAGCTCCAATCCCCTGCGTTGCCTGCTAGTGAACCTGCCGCTCCTGGGCAGCCTGCCCGGGGTTGCCAATCCTGCCTGCGACGCCTACATCAAGCGGGTTGTAGCCCTGCCCGGTGAGCGGGTGGTGGTGGATCCAAGGGGTCATGTGTTCATCGATGGCCAGCGGCTGGCCGAGCCGTATGTCCAGGGCGATTGCCCCGTAGATAGCCAGGGCATGGGTCCCTGCCGAACCTTGAATGCCGTCGTTCCAGCTGGTCACGTGCTCACCCTGGGCGACAACCGATCCAACAGCTGGGATGGCCGCTTCTGGCCCGGGGGAGCGTTCCTGCCCGAAAGCGAAATAATCGGTCGGGCCTTTTGGCGTTTTTACCCCTTCAACCAAACCGGTGCCCTTGGCGTCACAAGCTCCAGTGATCTGCCGGCTGCAGGCCGGTAG
- a CDS encoding amidohydrolase family protein has product MTLPLWLHQVQLLTGPGQPLTSADALIDRGGELLLWGEGASQRAQALGLSPTDARSWLLAPVLVDPHSVLEQPCGGRAEDLASLAAAAAAGGYGTVALLPWATPWRDRPERLGLGWAEPMQLLLWGSFSLEGADQELAPHADQIAAGAIGLACSEQQPPLALLERGLLLAEMGSRPVLVAPRDAGLSCGGFVREGVDALRAGWPLDPELSETLPLQSLLSLAQARSAVAMRLMNLSTAAGVELLAQAPGRPLASVSWWHLLADSGNLHPTEEGWRLQPSLGTPADRLGLLAGLEQRLLTAVAVHHLPLDAEEQLLPLDQRRAGVAGHGARHGLVLPLLWQELVQRRGWSVELLWQALSWGGSELLGLPPEQLSQGTRRWLLFDPQQPWSWQRGESLSMAANQPRLGQSVCGAVRATGLQPADHWSL; this is encoded by the coding sequence TTGACGCTTCCCCTCTGGCTTCACCAGGTTCAGCTGCTCACCGGTCCTGGCCAGCCGCTCACTAGCGCAGATGCCCTGATCGATAGGGGTGGCGAGCTGCTCCTCTGGGGCGAAGGGGCCAGCCAGCGGGCCCAGGCCCTTGGCCTCAGCCCCACAGACGCCCGCTCCTGGCTGCTAGCCCCAGTGCTGGTTGACCCCCACAGCGTGCTGGAGCAACCTTGCGGCGGGCGAGCGGAAGATCTGGCCAGCTTGGCGGCCGCCGCTGCTGCTGGCGGCTACGGCACCGTGGCCCTACTCCCCTGGGCTACTCCCTGGCGCGATCGACCGGAGCGGCTTGGCCTGGGGTGGGCTGAGCCGATGCAATTACTGCTTTGGGGCAGTTTCAGCTTGGAGGGTGCCGATCAGGAGCTGGCCCCCCATGCCGATCAAATCGCTGCCGGTGCTATTGGATTGGCCTGCTCTGAGCAGCAGCCACCGTTGGCTTTGCTGGAGCGGGGCCTGCTGCTGGCGGAGATGGGCAGCCGGCCCGTGCTTGTGGCCCCCCGCGATGCCGGCCTTAGCTGCGGTGGCTTCGTGCGCGAGGGGGTTGATGCTCTGAGGGCGGGCTGGCCCCTTGATCCGGAGCTCAGCGAAACCCTGCCGCTGCAAAGCCTGCTCAGCCTGGCTCAGGCTCGTTCGGCAGTGGCTATGCGGCTGATGAACCTATCCACGGCCGCTGGGGTGGAGCTACTGGCCCAGGCCCCAGGGCGGCCCCTGGCCAGCGTCAGCTGGTGGCACCTGCTAGCTGATAGCGGCAATCTCCACCCCACCGAGGAGGGCTGGCGCCTGCAGCCCAGCTTGGGAACTCCCGCTGATCGCCTGGGCTTGCTCGCTGGCCTAGAGCAGCGGCTGCTTACGGCCGTGGCCGTGCACCATCTGCCCCTTGATGCGGAAGAGCAGCTGCTTCCCCTCGATCAGCGGCGGGCTGGAGTGGCCGGCCATGGCGCCCGCCATGGGCTTGTGCTGCCGCTGTTGTGGCAAGAGCTGGTGCAGCGCCGTGGCTGGAGCGTGGAACTGCTCTGGCAGGCCCTGAGCTGGGGAGGCTCCGAGTTGCTTGGGCTGCCCCCCGAGCAATTAAGCCAGGGGACTCGCCGCTGGCTGCTGTTCGACCCCCAGCAACCCTGGAGCTGGCAGCGGGGTGAGTCCTTGTCGATGGCAGCCAACCAGCCTCGATTGGGCCAGTCGGTATGCGGGGCCGTGCGGGCTACCGGCCTGCAGCCGGCAGATCACTGGAGCTTGTGA
- a CDS encoding histidine phosphatase family protein: MPLRIVLVRHGLSSFNVEHRIQGRDDLSSLTPTGQSQACATGAALRDLTWAAAYCSPLRRAAETARLLLAEQGQDLVAEQAEGLLEIDLAPWSGLLREELRERYPEQEQQWRQAPEFLELQRPDGSAYLPLPELMAQAQQFRHLLFDRHAAALADDQAPPQTVLVVAHNAILRCLLLALLELPLSGFRRLRVDNCSISVLNVSKGGVQVESLNGVAHLGEPLPPKAAGARLLLVRHGETDWNREGRFQGQIDIPLNANGRSQAEAAGSFLAPVSIDRAYTSCMARPRQTAEAILSSHPGVPLTSSTGLVEIGHGLWEGCLEQEIAAGWPQLLADWKRAPHTVQMPEGETLQEVWDRSLTTWARIATSLRADETALVVAHDAVNKTILCGLLGLQPADIWAIKQGNGGVTVIDYPEGPAGRPVVAAMNLTPHLGGVLDRTAAGAL; encoded by the coding sequence ACTGGCCAGAGCCAGGCCTGTGCCACAGGGGCGGCCCTGCGGGATCTGACCTGGGCCGCTGCCTACTGCTCCCCCTTGCGGCGGGCCGCTGAAACCGCCCGACTGCTCCTGGCCGAGCAGGGCCAGGACCTGGTTGCCGAACAGGCGGAAGGGCTGCTGGAAATTGATCTGGCCCCCTGGAGCGGTCTGCTGCGAGAGGAGTTGCGGGAGCGCTATCCCGAGCAGGAGCAGCAGTGGCGCCAGGCCCCGGAGTTTCTTGAGCTGCAGCGCCCCGACGGCAGCGCTTACCTGCCTTTGCCAGAGCTGATGGCCCAGGCCCAGCAGTTCCGCCATTTGCTGTTTGATCGCCATGCCGCCGCGCTAGCCGACGATCAGGCCCCTCCCCAGACCGTGCTCGTGGTGGCCCACAACGCCATCTTGCGTTGCCTATTGCTTGCCCTGTTGGAGCTGCCCCTCAGCGGCTTCCGCCGGCTGCGGGTCGACAACTGTTCCATCTCTGTACTCAATGTCAGCAAGGGCGGCGTCCAGGTGGAGTCGCTCAATGGGGTGGCCCACCTTGGTGAGCCCCTGCCCCCTAAAGCTGCAGGCGCCCGACTGCTGTTGGTGCGTCACGGCGAAACCGACTGGAACCGAGAGGGTCGCTTTCAGGGCCAGATCGACATTCCCCTCAATGCCAACGGACGCTCCCAGGCCGAGGCCGCTGGCAGCTTTCTCGCCCCGGTGAGCATCGATCGCGCTTACACCAGCTGCATGGCCAGGCCGCGCCAGACGGCTGAGGCAATCCTCTCTAGCCATCCTGGTGTGCCCCTCACCAGCAGCACCGGCCTAGTGGAGATCGGCCACGGCCTCTGGGAAGGATGCTTGGAGCAGGAGATCGCCGCAGGGTGGCCCCAGCTGCTGGCCGATTGGAAGCGGGCACCCCACACCGTGCAGATGCCTGAGGGGGAGACCCTCCAGGAGGTGTGGGACCGCTCTTTAACCACCTGGGCTCGCATCGCTACCAGCCTCCGCGCCGATGAAACGGCCCTGGTGGTGGCCCACGACGCGGTCAACAAGACCATCCTGTGCGGGCTGCTGGGCCTGCAACCCGCTGACATCTGGGCCATTAAGCAGGGCAATGGCGGTGTCACGGTGATTGATTACCCCGAGGGTCCGGCTGGCCGTCCTGTGGTGGCCGCCATGAACCTCACCCCCCATCTTGGAGGCGTGTTGGATCGCACCGCCGCCGGTGCTCTTTGA